In Ostrea edulis chromosome 4, xbOstEdul1.1, whole genome shotgun sequence, a single window of DNA contains:
- the LOC125669002 gene encoding tigger transposable element-derived protein 6-like, producing the protein MSLKRKRTDLTLATKYEIYKLLDQKVSQSEIGRRYGLVQSTISTISKNHTKIKENYESSGNSERKRHRSGKNAQLDDALKEWFQTARQRDIPISGPILQEKAINFAKRMNVSDFNARVHLAPKVFSRSWDPVHGEKKDADKDSADRWITDVLPELTREYSADDIYNADETGIYYRAIPDSTHVFKNEIASGSKKCKDRVTALVCANMSGDDKRKLLIIGKS; encoded by the exons ATGTCACTAAAGAGGAAAAGGACCGATTTAACCCTTGCCACTAAGTACGAAATCTACAAGCTTCTGGATCAGAAAGTATCACAGTCAGAAATAGGTCGCCGCTATGGACTCGTCCAATCAACGATATCTACCATCTCCAAAAACCATACAAAgatcaaagaaaattatgaaTCTTCTGGAAATTCGGAGAGAAAACGACATCGCAGCGGTAAAAACGCACAGCTTGACGATGCGCTAAAGGAATGGTTCCAGACAGCACGACAACGCGACATCCCCATCAGTGGTCCGATTCTGCAGGAAAAGGCAATCAACTTCGCCAAAAGGATGAATGTTTCCGACTTCAACGCAA GGGTCCACTTGGCCCCTAAGGTATTCAGTCGAAGTTGGGACCCTGTTCATGGAGAAAAGAAAGATGCAGACAAAGACTCCGCTGATCGCTGGATCACCGATGTTCTTCCGGAGTTAACACGCGAGTATAGTGCCGATGATATCTACAACGCAGATGAAACTGGAATTTACTATCGTGCCATACCCGACAGTACCCATGTATTCAAGAATGAGATTGCCAGTGGATCAAAGAAATGCAAAGATCGCGTAACAGCTTTAGTGTGTGCAAACATGAGTGGAGATGACAAGAGGAAACTTCTAATCATCGGCAAGAGTTAA
- the LOC125670145 gene encoding uncharacterized protein LOC125670145 isoform X2 gives MNGMKQQKQPTIKIVASTSCDREGMEDTICSLCAQRKDAGLWSRVEDLETRVASLRRNIAFYTYMSKSVKISSLSANKILVYDVVELNLGKGYDVITGKFVTPDSGLYAFHVTSVSFDSSWSTVKLMLDGVVKNVGFSDSGNHNDRASSSTFTILSLEKNQTVYTQVGVYGGSILESNEHSRLSFSGYKIG, from the exons ATGAATGGGATGAAGCAGCAGAAACAGCCCACAAtcaagatcg TTGCTTCGACGTCGTGTGACCGAGAGGGCATGGAGGACACAATATGTAGTTTGTGTGCGCAGAGGAAGGACGCTGGCTTGTGGTCACGTGTTGAAGATCTAGAAACACGTGTGGCTTCCCTCA GAAGGAACATAGCTTTCTATACATACATGTCAAAAAGTGTCAAAATCAGCTCGCTATCTGCAAACAAGATCTTAGTGTATGACGTGGTGGAACTCAATCTGGGGAAAGGATATGACGTCATTACCGGAAAATTCGTTACACCAGACAGTGGCCTATATGCTTTTCACGTGACCTCAGTATCATTCGACAGTTCTTGGAGTACCGTCAAATTGATGCTTGATGGCGTGGTGAAAAATGTCGGATTTTCGGATTCCGGAAATCACAATGATCGAGCCTCTTCTTCCACTTTCACTATTTTGTCCCTGGAAAAGAATCAAACTGTTTACACACAGGTCGGAGTGTATGGTGGATCTATATTAGAAAGTAATGAACATTCTCGGCTTAGTTTCTCTGGGTATAAGATTGGCTGA
- the LOC125670145 gene encoding uncharacterized protein LOC125670145 isoform X1, with translation MMLVFLLASLFINRNIASTSCDREGMEDTICSLCAQRKDAGLWSRVEDLETRVASLRRNIAFYTYMSKSVKISSLSANKILVYDVVELNLGKGYDVITGKFVTPDSGLYAFHVTSVSFDSSWSTVKLMLDGVVKNVGFSDSGNHNDRASSSTFTILSLEKNQTVYTQVGVYGGSILESNEHSRLSFSGYKIG, from the exons ATGATGCTCGTATTTTTACTGGCCTCACTCTTCATCAATCGGAATA TTGCTTCGACGTCGTGTGACCGAGAGGGCATGGAGGACACAATATGTAGTTTGTGTGCGCAGAGGAAGGACGCTGGCTTGTGGTCACGTGTTGAAGATCTAGAAACACGTGTGGCTTCCCTCA GAAGGAACATAGCTTTCTATACATACATGTCAAAAAGTGTCAAAATCAGCTCGCTATCTGCAAACAAGATCTTAGTGTATGACGTGGTGGAACTCAATCTGGGGAAAGGATATGACGTCATTACCGGAAAATTCGTTACACCAGACAGTGGCCTATATGCTTTTCACGTGACCTCAGTATCATTCGACAGTTCTTGGAGTACCGTCAAATTGATGCTTGATGGCGTGGTGAAAAATGTCGGATTTTCGGATTCCGGAAATCACAATGATCGAGCCTCTTCTTCCACTTTCACTATTTTGTCCCTGGAAAAGAATCAAACTGTTTACACACAGGTCGGAGTGTATGGTGGATCTATATTAGAAAGTAATGAACATTCTCGGCTTAGTTTCTCTGGGTATAAGATTGGCTGA